From the genome of Thermogutta terrifontis, one region includes:
- a CDS encoding CPBP family intramembrane glutamic endopeptidase codes for MDIRDTDQPVAASRAVTAQLIVYGTLLECAIGLIAVVAGWLLRLPLWEVVEWDLSALGAGALATVPMLLLLPIVRYMPGRVFRELRHLMTQMIAPLFRPATIGEMAMISCVAGIGEEAFFRGIVQRGLATLLGTPDDLARGDLATILAIFAAAVLFGLAHPLSRIYVILTAILGVYLGILFALTGNLVVPMVAHGLYDFVAVVYLARFWPSDRAVQEQQDQAE; via the coding sequence ATGGATATTCGCGACACAGATCAACCGGTGGCCGCTTCTCGCGCTGTGACAGCCCAACTTATTGTTTACGGCACGCTCCTGGAGTGCGCTATCGGACTGATAGCGGTCGTGGCGGGCTGGCTCCTGCGTTTGCCGCTGTGGGAAGTTGTGGAGTGGGATCTTTCGGCGCTCGGAGCAGGTGCACTGGCCACTGTGCCGATGTTGCTCCTCTTGCCCATCGTGCGTTACATGCCGGGCCGCGTGTTCAGAGAGCTCCGCCACTTGATGACCCAAATGATCGCCCCTCTTTTTCGACCGGCGACGATCGGCGAGATGGCCATGATTTCGTGCGTCGCAGGCATCGGAGAGGAGGCTTTTTTCCGGGGAATCGTGCAACGGGGACTGGCGACTCTCCTGGGAACACCTGACGATTTAGCTCGCGGTGATCTTGCAACGATTCTGGCAATTTTCGCAGCCGCAGTTTTGTTCGGACTCGCTCACCCATTATCAAGAATTTATGTCATCTTAACAGCTATTCTCGGCGTTTATCTGGGGATTCTTTTTGCCCTGACCGGCAACCTCGTTGTCCCGATGGTGGCCCACGGCCTCTACGATTTTGTGGCCGTCGTGTACCTCGCACGCTTCTGGCCCAGCGATCGGGCTGTGCAAGAACAGCAAGACCAGGCCGAGTAG
- a CDS encoding Sec-independent protein translocase subunit TatA/TatB → MISVLTVAQFSLPGGTEMLIVLIVALLLFGNRLPQVARSLGKSLNEFRKGMQGLEQELRSAINETPPPSPPRTQRPENEEDRQPPVAPKFIPPATPPEETPPPSKVAG, encoded by the coding sequence ATGATCTCAGTATTGACCGTTGCTCAGTTCTCCCTCCCCGGTGGCACGGAGATGCTGATTGTCCTCATTGTGGCGCTACTTCTCTTTGGTAACCGACTGCCGCAAGTGGCACGCTCGCTGGGCAAGAGTTTGAACGAGTTTCGAAAGGGCATGCAGGGGCTTGAACAGGAGTTGCGATCGGCGATCAACGAGACCCCTCCGCCTTCTCCGCCCCGGACCCAGCGCCCGGAAAACGAAGAAGATCGTCAACCCCCTGTAGCCCCCAAGTTCATTCCCCCCGCTACCCCTCCCGAAGAGACGCCGCCACCGAGCAAAGTGGCTGGCTGA
- a CDS encoding Sec-independent protein translocase subunit TatA/TatB: protein MFGLPGWMEMMIIGLVILLLFGNRLPSVMRSLGRGVVEFKKGLQDEGGDEEEEKKAVEQEQPSQSAK, encoded by the coding sequence ATGTTCGGGTTGCCTGGCTGGATGGAAATGATGATCATCGGCTTAGTTATCTTACTCTTGTTCGGCAATCGTTTGCCGAGCGTGATGCGATCTTTGGGACGGGGGGTGGTGGAATTCAAAAAAGGGCTCCAGGACGAAGGTGGGGATGAAGAGGAGGAAAAGAAGGCAGTGGAACAGGAACAGCCCTCCCAGTCGGCCAAGTGA
- the ppdK gene encoding pyruvate, phosphate dikinase — MTQAPKYVYYFGPEGTEGNASMVNLLGGKGANLAEMAGHPDLRLPVPAGFTITTEVCTYFMQHGGQYPPGLKEQVEEALQKVEKAMGMKFGDPENPLLVSCRSGARRSMPGMMETVLNVGLCSKTIPGLIKKTNNPRFVYDAYRRLIMMYSDVVMEKAEGIEPPDGMGIRVQLERMMEELKHKKGYEKDTDLTAEDLQQLCEAFKAKVKEVLRKPFPDDPFEQLWGGIAAVFKSWNGKRAVAYRRIEGIPDDWGTACNVQSMVFGNMGDTSATGVAFTRNPATGENQFYGEWLPNAQGEDVVAGIRTPNPLNKATKTEQNKHLPSLEEAMPEIYQQLLDIRNRLERHYKDMQDIEFTIQEGKLYMLQCRVGKRTGTAALNIAMDMLKEGLIDEETAVLRVAPKQLDELLHPIVDPNAEKKATAIASGLPAGPGGACGQIVFTSEDAVEWTKKGKKVILVREETNPEDVEGMRAAVGILTARGGMTSHAALVARGWGKCCIVGAGKIKVDPEKKCMTVDGKTYKEGDWVTLNGTRGIVYEGQLPLIDATENPRLKEFMALVEKYRKLGVRTNADTPADAKIAREFGAEGIGLFRTEHMFYGEGSDEPLFILRKMILSRTAEERRKALDELFPFMKRDIKGTLEAMNGLPVTIRLLDPPLHEFVPQDEDKQAELAKAMGISVEDVKRRGEELHETNPMMGHRGVRLGITYPEITETQVRAIFEATAELIKEGKDPHPEIMVPVTCDVKELDLTKQIVDRVHAEVEKKFGVKISYLYGTMIEIPRACLVADKMARTAQFFSFGTNDLTQMGFGFSRDDIGGFLPDYLEKRILMADPFQTIDQEGIGQLIEMAVQKGRATRPDLKIGICGEQGGDPDSVEFCFKVGMNYVSCSPYRVPIARLAAAQASIKASRKK, encoded by the coding sequence ATGACGCAAGCACCCAAGTACGTGTACTATTTTGGACCGGAAGGGACCGAGGGCAATGCATCGATGGTGAATTTGCTCGGTGGCAAAGGCGCCAACCTCGCCGAAATGGCGGGCCATCCCGACCTGCGGCTTCCGGTGCCGGCCGGGTTCACCATCACCACAGAAGTCTGCACCTATTTCATGCAACACGGCGGCCAGTATCCCCCGGGCTTGAAGGAGCAAGTGGAGGAGGCTCTCCAGAAAGTCGAAAAAGCGATGGGAATGAAGTTCGGAGATCCAGAGAATCCTCTCTTGGTCTCCTGTCGCTCGGGTGCCCGTCGGTCTATGCCGGGAATGATGGAAACGGTGCTCAATGTCGGTTTGTGCAGCAAAACCATTCCCGGACTCATCAAAAAGACGAACAACCCACGATTTGTGTACGACGCCTATCGTCGGCTCATTATGATGTATTCTGACGTGGTCATGGAAAAGGCCGAGGGCATTGAACCGCCCGACGGAATGGGAATCCGCGTGCAGCTTGAACGGATGATGGAAGAGCTCAAGCACAAGAAGGGCTATGAGAAGGACACAGATCTGACGGCCGAAGATCTCCAGCAGCTTTGTGAGGCTTTCAAGGCCAAGGTCAAGGAAGTCCTCCGCAAGCCGTTCCCGGATGATCCCTTCGAACAACTGTGGGGCGGAATTGCCGCTGTGTTCAAGAGCTGGAACGGCAAGCGCGCGGTAGCCTATCGCCGCATCGAGGGAATTCCCGATGACTGGGGAACAGCCTGCAACGTCCAAAGCATGGTCTTCGGAAATATGGGAGACACATCAGCAACGGGTGTGGCCTTTACCCGGAACCCAGCCACGGGTGAAAACCAATTTTACGGCGAATGGCTGCCCAACGCGCAGGGCGAAGACGTGGTGGCCGGTATCCGTACCCCGAACCCACTCAATAAGGCCACCAAGACGGAGCAGAACAAGCATCTGCCGTCTCTTGAAGAGGCCATGCCGGAAATCTATCAGCAGCTTCTCGATATCCGCAATCGCCTGGAGCGGCACTATAAGGACATGCAGGACATCGAGTTTACCATCCAGGAGGGCAAGCTCTACATGCTGCAGTGCCGCGTGGGCAAGCGGACGGGAACCGCCGCTCTCAACATCGCCATGGATATGCTCAAGGAGGGTCTGATCGACGAGGAGACGGCCGTTCTCCGTGTGGCTCCCAAGCAGCTTGATGAGCTGCTCCATCCGATTGTCGATCCGAACGCCGAGAAGAAGGCCACGGCCATCGCTTCGGGATTGCCAGCGGGCCCCGGCGGAGCGTGCGGACAAATCGTCTTCACCAGTGAAGACGCGGTCGAATGGACCAAGAAGGGCAAGAAAGTGATCCTGGTTCGCGAAGAGACCAACCCCGAGGATGTGGAAGGCATGCGGGCAGCCGTGGGTATCCTCACCGCCCGGGGCGGAATGACCAGTCACGCAGCGCTGGTTGCCCGTGGGTGGGGCAAGTGCTGCATTGTGGGCGCAGGGAAGATTAAAGTCGACCCTGAAAAGAAATGCATGACCGTGGATGGCAAGACGTATAAAGAGGGCGACTGGGTCACCCTCAATGGTACGCGAGGGATCGTGTACGAGGGACAACTCCCGCTCATTGATGCCACCGAAAACCCGCGGCTCAAAGAGTTCATGGCACTCGTTGAGAAATACCGCAAGCTGGGAGTGCGAACAAACGCCGACACCCCGGCGGATGCTAAAATCGCTCGCGAATTTGGGGCAGAAGGCATTGGTTTGTTCCGCACGGAGCACATGTTTTACGGCGAAGGTTCTGACGAACCCCTGTTCATCCTGCGGAAGATGATCCTCTCCCGTACCGCGGAGGAACGGCGGAAGGCCCTGGATGAATTGTTCCCGTTCATGAAGCGGGATATCAAAGGCACGCTGGAAGCGATGAACGGCTTGCCGGTTACCATCCGGTTGCTGGATCCTCCGCTTCACGAGTTCGTTCCGCAGGATGAGGACAAGCAGGCCGAGCTGGCCAAAGCGATGGGCATTTCCGTCGAGGACGTCAAGCGCCGTGGCGAAGAGCTCCACGAAACGAACCCGATGATGGGCCATCGTGGTGTCCGGCTCGGCATCACCTATCCGGAAATCACCGAGACACAGGTGCGGGCCATTTTCGAGGCCACTGCTGAGCTGATCAAAGAAGGCAAAGATCCTCACCCGGAAATCATGGTCCCGGTCACCTGCGACGTGAAGGAACTCGACCTCACGAAGCAGATTGTGGACCGGGTCCATGCCGAGGTGGAAAAGAAGTTTGGCGTTAAGATCTCGTACCTGTATGGTACGATGATCGAAATTCCGCGGGCCTGCCTTGTGGCCGACAAGATGGCGCGAACCGCCCAATTCTTCTCGTTCGGTACCAACGACCTGACGCAAATGGGATTTGGTTTCAGCCGGGACGATATCGGCGGTTTCCTGCCGGACTATCTCGAGAAGCGGATTTTGATGGCCGACCCCTTCCAAACGATTGATCAGGAGGGCATCGGGCAACTCATCGAGATGGCGGTGCAAAAAGGGCGTGCCACGCGGCCCGACCTGAAAATTGGTATCTGCGGTGAACAGGGTGGCGATCCCGACTCCGTGGAGTTCTGCTTCAAAGTCGGGATGAACTACGTGAGCTGCTCGCCGTATCGCGTGCCCATCGCTCGGTTGGCCGCGGCGCAGGCCTCCATCAAGGCCAGCCGCAAGAAGTAA
- a CDS encoding serine hydrolase: protein MSKGPFLLWIGALTLIMATPWQGWAEKPFEWVPAQPEAVGISSEKLRALSAELAKRQTKAFLVVRHDKLIWEWYSPDHGPDKKHYTASLAKAIVGGMALAIALDDGYLRLDDPVSRYVPQWRTDPRKSKITIRHLGSHTSGLDDSRPNEEAPWKDAFWRRELPPRDPFTIARDVTPLLFDPGERFQYSNPGIAMLTYAVAAAMRNAPNNNIRDLLRDRIYRPIGLKDDEWSIGYGQTFHVDGLPLIAAWGGANFTARATARIGRLVLHRGRWEGRQIISENSIAAVCQSAGLPGDCGMGWWTNAGKRFSFLPVDAVWGAGAGDQILLVIPSLDLVVVRYGGDLGPQAPSQENVGRYLFQPLMQVITPEDPAQSGTAGPYPPSPVIKSLSWAAANEVVRLARGSDNWPITWGDDDRLYTAYGDGWGFEPGVARKLSLGLAVVTGFPPRITGQNIRAPTLEQYGDGAKGKKASGLLMVDGTLYALVRNAGNSQLAYSRDHGATWTWAPWKFTTSFGCPTFLNFGPNYAGARDGYVYIYSPDADDAYSAADQMVLARVPKGSILEPSAYEYFVRLDSDQKPVWSRNVADRGPVFRHPGHCWRSGITYNPALKRYMWFHVYPKQTRGDGAPGARGCGVYDAPEPWGPWTTAFHTEEWDMDPGESGCFPAKWMDQTGKNMWLVFSGEDSFSVRRVDITVHKSGDGPK, encoded by the coding sequence ATGTCGAAGGGTCCTTTTCTGTTGTGGATAGGCGCGCTGACGCTGATAATGGCGACGCCGTGGCAGGGCTGGGCCGAAAAACCGTTCGAGTGGGTACCAGCGCAGCCCGAGGCTGTCGGTATCTCGTCTGAAAAACTTCGGGCGCTCAGCGCGGAATTGGCAAAACGGCAAACAAAGGCTTTCTTGGTGGTGCGGCACGACAAACTCATCTGGGAGTGGTATTCCCCCGACCACGGACCCGACAAAAAACACTACACGGCCTCCCTGGCCAAAGCCATTGTTGGCGGAATGGCGTTGGCCATCGCCCTGGATGATGGTTATCTCCGACTTGACGATCCGGTTTCGCGGTATGTTCCGCAGTGGCGAACAGATCCCCGAAAATCAAAGATTACGATTCGCCATCTGGGTTCGCATACTTCCGGGCTGGATGACTCGCGCCCCAACGAAGAGGCCCCCTGGAAGGACGCTTTCTGGCGTCGAGAGCTCCCGCCTCGCGACCCGTTCACGATCGCTCGGGATGTGACGCCCCTGCTCTTCGATCCCGGTGAGCGGTTCCAGTACAGCAACCCGGGTATTGCGATGTTGACCTACGCGGTCGCCGCTGCCATGCGCAACGCCCCCAACAATAACATCCGTGATCTTCTGCGCGACAGAATCTACAGGCCCATTGGATTGAAGGATGACGAATGGTCCATCGGTTATGGGCAGACATTTCATGTGGACGGCCTCCCGCTGATTGCAGCCTGGGGCGGGGCAAATTTCACTGCCCGGGCGACGGCAAGGATCGGAAGGCTGGTCCTCCATCGCGGTCGCTGGGAAGGGCGGCAGATAATCAGCGAAAATTCTATCGCCGCGGTTTGCCAGAGTGCGGGTCTCCCCGGGGACTGTGGAATGGGCTGGTGGACAAATGCCGGAAAACGGTTCTCGTTTTTGCCTGTCGATGCGGTTTGGGGTGCCGGTGCTGGGGATCAAATCCTTCTTGTCATTCCCAGCCTTGATCTTGTGGTTGTGCGCTATGGTGGTGACTTGGGGCCCCAGGCACCTTCTCAGGAGAATGTGGGCCGATACCTGTTTCAGCCATTAATGCAGGTCATCACACCAGAGGATCCCGCTCAATCGGGCACGGCTGGTCCCTATCCTCCGAGCCCCGTCATCAAATCGCTGAGCTGGGCCGCTGCAAACGAGGTCGTTCGCCTTGCACGTGGAAGTGACAACTGGCCAATAACTTGGGGCGATGACGATCGCCTTTACACAGCCTATGGGGACGGATGGGGTTTTGAGCCTGGCGTTGCGCGAAAATTGAGCCTCGGTTTGGCTGTAGTCACCGGTTTTCCACCCCGAATCACAGGGCAGAATATTCGGGCTCCCACGCTTGAGCAGTACGGAGACGGAGCAAAAGGGAAAAAAGCGAGTGGGCTGCTCATGGTAGATGGCACACTGTACGCGCTTGTCCGAAATGCCGGAAATTCTCAACTGGCCTATTCTCGGGACCACGGCGCAACGTGGACATGGGCACCGTGGAAGTTCACTACCAGCTTCGGATGCCCGACTTTTTTGAACTTCGGACCGAACTATGCGGGAGCACGGGACGGGTATGTTTACATCTACTCTCCGGACGCCGATGATGCCTACTCCGCAGCGGATCAAATGGTTCTTGCCCGAGTTCCCAAAGGCTCTATTCTCGAGCCGAGTGCCTACGAGTATTTCGTGCGATTGGATTCCGACCAGAAGCCTGTTTGGAGCAGGAATGTTGCTGATCGCGGTCCGGTTTTTCGGCATCCGGGTCATTGCTGGCGTTCAGGAATCACCTACAACCCCGCATTGAAGCGATACATGTGGTTTCATGTGTATCCCAAACAAACGAGGGGAGACGGTGCCCCGGGGGCAAGAGGCTGTGGTGTTTATGATGCCCCAGAGCCCTGGGGCCCGTGGACCACCGCGTTCCATACCGAGGAGTGGGACATGGATCCCGGCGAAAGCGGCTGCTTTCCTGCCAAATGGATGGACCAAACGGGAAAGAACATGTGGCTGGTCTTCTCGGGCGAAGACTCATTCAGTGTGCGTCGCGTGGATATCACAGTCCACAAGTCAGGCGACGGTCCCAAATGA
- a CDS encoding ATP-binding protein: protein MPSLFVIRGNDQGTRFELEGSVITIGRDSSNKVQLHDAGVSRHHAEIRRVENRYRLIDLNSSNGTIVNGKRIQEHWLNSGDQIQMGRTLMLFTSPAEESEREATWNVSIAAEPEAERSQIVSVVSSEEGNRLLRGQGVAPDSWLAQARRNLEIVYHTALAASHTLDIEQLLNRIMDLIFEWVEADRGCIMLVDPDTGKLVPKVRRVRKGVVAPEKLIISQTILDYVRERNEGVLTSDARHDERWDSGASIVQAGIREAICVPMQGRYGVVGVIYIDTSTSPQEMIRRGQVNKFTQDHLMLMIAIGHQAALAVEDTHYYLAMVQAERLAAIGQTIATLSHHIKNILQGIRGGGYLIELGLKQHDEELIRKGWAIVEKNQAKISGLVMDMLTFSKEREPDLQPSDLNQLIQDIVELMQARAEESQIDFTWERQSEIPTLVFDPEGIHRAVLNLVTNAFDAVADSPEPRRVRVFTRYDADQGKVWIGVEDNGPGIPPEMLDKIFSPFVSFKKGSRGTGLGLPVSQKIVQEHGGRITVESAPGQGTRFTIELPAMLPSEATSSVTATQERSVLGPFPPGEKPA from the coding sequence GTGCCCTCACTGTTTGTTATTCGGGGAAACGATCAGGGGACTCGCTTTGAGTTGGAAGGGTCGGTGATCACCATTGGGAGGGACTCTTCCAACAAAGTGCAATTGCATGATGCGGGGGTCTCACGACATCATGCCGAGATACGGCGGGTAGAGAATCGCTATCGGCTGATCGACTTAAACAGCTCTAACGGGACGATCGTCAACGGCAAAAGGATCCAGGAACACTGGCTCAATAGTGGCGACCAGATCCAGATGGGGCGGACCCTCATGCTATTCACCTCTCCGGCGGAGGAATCGGAACGCGAGGCGACGTGGAATGTTTCCATCGCGGCGGAGCCGGAGGCCGAGCGATCCCAGATTGTCAGCGTGGTCAGTTCGGAAGAGGGAAATCGCCTTCTGAGAGGCCAAGGGGTTGCGCCGGATTCCTGGTTGGCACAGGCTCGGCGAAATCTGGAAATCGTCTATCACACGGCCCTGGCGGCAAGCCACACCCTCGATATCGAGCAACTCCTCAATCGGATCATGGACCTCATCTTCGAGTGGGTGGAGGCCGACCGAGGGTGCATCATGCTCGTCGATCCCGATACAGGAAAACTCGTGCCCAAAGTGAGGCGGGTACGGAAAGGTGTGGTGGCCCCGGAAAAGCTGATTATCAGCCAGACAATTCTGGATTATGTTCGGGAGCGCAACGAGGGGGTTCTCACCAGCGATGCGCGGCACGATGAACGATGGGACTCGGGGGCAAGCATCGTGCAAGCGGGTATCCGCGAGGCGATCTGCGTTCCCATGCAAGGCCGATATGGTGTTGTGGGCGTGATTTATATCGACACGTCCACCTCTCCGCAGGAGATGATTCGCCGCGGGCAGGTCAACAAATTCACCCAGGATCATCTCATGCTCATGATCGCCATAGGCCATCAGGCTGCGCTCGCCGTGGAGGACACGCACTACTACCTGGCCATGGTGCAGGCGGAAAGGCTGGCGGCCATCGGGCAAACGATCGCCACGCTCTCGCATCACATCAAGAATATCCTGCAGGGAATTCGTGGAGGCGGCTATCTGATCGAGCTGGGGTTGAAGCAGCACGACGAGGAACTCATCCGTAAAGGCTGGGCGATCGTCGAGAAAAATCAGGCCAAGATCTCGGGGCTGGTCATGGATATGCTGACCTTCAGCAAGGAACGGGAGCCTGATCTGCAGCCCAGTGATTTGAATCAGTTGATCCAGGACATTGTGGAACTGATGCAAGCCCGGGCAGAGGAAAGCCAGATCGACTTCACCTGGGAACGACAGTCCGAGATTCCCACGCTGGTGTTCGATCCGGAGGGAATCCACCGGGCTGTCTTGAACCTCGTGACAAACGCATTTGACGCCGTCGCCGACTCGCCGGAACCACGTAGGGTCCGTGTTTTCACTCGCTACGATGCCGACCAGGGTAAGGTATGGATTGGTGTGGAAGATAACGGCCCGGGAATCCCTCCGGAGATGCTGGACAAGATTTTCAGTCCCTTTGTGTCATTCAAGAAAGGATCAAGAGGCACCGGATTGGGATTGCCGGTGAGCCAGAAGATTGTCCAGGAGCACGGCGGCCGGATCACTGTGGAGTCCGCCCCCGGCCAGGGCACGCGCTTTACGATAGAGCTTCCCGCTATGCTCCCCAGTGAAGCGACGTCGTCAGTCACGGCGACACAGGAGCGCTCTGTTCTCGGGCCCTTCCCACCGGGCGAGAAGCCAGCCTAG
- a CDS encoding dienelactone hydrolase family protein — protein MRCRRIELKCALRAGKVAFVSAIFGSFVMLGSVVGARFALAEPARETETVAGSLPGTAALTVEGDLASQMIDAIDQFLDRETARTVAHRNQVWKEQFKSGQWPEEWIASRKTRLAKILGVTDPRVASPRLSILAPPGQDPVLASGPTYDVFAVRWDVFSDVTGEGLLLVPRSNGLHAAVIAIPDADVSPEALAGLSPGVASESQFARRLAESGCTVLIPQLIPREIAKRRNVSLTHREYLYRPAYELGRHIIGYEVQKILAAVDYFSAQGDPAGKPTIAVIGWGEGGMLALYAAALDDRIATAAVSGFFGPREGTWSEPVDRNIFSLLKDFGCAEISLLVHPRPVIVEAARGPEVTIPKGLGGAPGNLFTPQLEAVQSEAARANELLSLARLPSHLTLITSGDGRGPYGSETFLKAFLQTLDPKSELNAVAQEPQWRRENPWQSDRVGRQIDELDRHIQTFLEQSSDVRRQFWSRLDTSSLAKFMETVEWYRKYFYEEVIGRIDLPLSAPNPRSRRVYDEQKWTGYEVVLDVFDGVFAYGILLVPKDIRPGERRPVVVCQHGLEGRPQDTIEGDHRAYHNFAARLAEQGFVVFAPQNPYIFGDRFRTLQRKANPLGKTLFSIIVPQHQQIVNWLSTLEFVDPARIAFYGLSYGGKTAMRVPPLVPQYCLSICSADFNDWVWKNASTRSQYSYVFTGEYEIFEFDLGETFNYAEMATLIAPRPFMVERGHFDGVAPDERVAYEYAKVRFLYEALLGLTDKTEIEWFVGPHTIHGVGTFKFLHRHLGF, from the coding sequence ATGAGATGCAGGAGAATTGAACTGAAATGTGCTCTTCGGGCTGGAAAAGTGGCCTTTGTCAGTGCCATCTTCGGGAGCTTTGTGATGCTGGGGAGTGTAGTCGGAGCGAGATTCGCCCTGGCAGAGCCGGCCCGTGAGACAGAAACCGTTGCGGGCTCGTTGCCGGGGACGGCCGCGCTCACCGTGGAGGGCGACCTGGCCTCGCAAATGATTGATGCGATCGATCAATTTCTCGACAGGGAAACTGCCCGGACGGTGGCCCATCGAAACCAGGTTTGGAAAGAACAGTTCAAGTCCGGCCAGTGGCCCGAAGAGTGGATCGCGTCCCGAAAGACCCGACTGGCCAAGATCCTTGGCGTAACGGATCCCCGAGTGGCATCGCCGCGGCTGTCCATTCTTGCCCCGCCGGGGCAAGATCCCGTTTTGGCCAGTGGCCCGACATACGATGTCTTCGCGGTGCGCTGGGATGTTTTCTCTGACGTCACAGGAGAGGGACTCCTTTTAGTACCCCGGAGCAACGGCTTACACGCCGCGGTCATTGCAATTCCGGACGCCGATGTTTCCCCCGAGGCGCTTGCGGGCCTCTCACCAGGCGTGGCTTCGGAATCCCAGTTTGCACGGCGGCTTGCCGAAAGTGGTTGCACTGTGTTGATACCACAATTGATTCCTCGGGAAATCGCCAAGCGGAGAAATGTCTCGCTGACCCATCGTGAATACCTGTATCGTCCTGCTTATGAACTCGGGCGGCATATCATCGGGTACGAGGTGCAAAAAATTCTCGCTGCGGTAGATTACTTTTCGGCGCAGGGTGACCCCGCGGGCAAACCAACCATCGCAGTCATCGGTTGGGGGGAAGGCGGCATGCTGGCGCTTTACGCCGCGGCCCTGGACGATCGAATCGCGACAGCAGCCGTCAGCGGGTTCTTCGGACCGCGCGAAGGCACGTGGTCAGAGCCTGTGGACCGCAATATCTTCTCGTTGCTTAAGGACTTCGGATGTGCCGAGATCAGCCTGCTGGTTCACCCGCGGCCCGTCATCGTAGAGGCTGCACGCGGCCCCGAAGTGACGATTCCAAAAGGGTTGGGTGGAGCGCCGGGAAACTTGTTCACTCCCCAACTGGAGGCCGTTCAGTCCGAAGCTGCCCGGGCTAACGAATTGCTCTCACTTGCCCGTCTCCCCAGCCACCTCACTTTGATAACGAGTGGAGATGGCCGAGGTCCCTACGGTTCGGAAACGTTCTTGAAAGCCTTCCTGCAAACTCTGGATCCCAAGAGCGAGCTCAACGCGGTCGCCCAGGAGCCCCAATGGCGGCGGGAAAATCCCTGGCAAAGCGATCGTGTGGGGCGTCAGATCGACGAGCTTGACCGGCATATCCAAACATTTTTGGAGCAAAGCTCCGACGTTCGTCGGCAATTTTGGTCCCGTCTGGACACGAGTTCTCTTGCCAAATTCATGGAAACAGTGGAGTGGTACCGCAAATACTTTTACGAGGAGGTTATCGGTCGGATCGACCTTCCGCTCTCAGCTCCTAATCCACGGTCGCGCCGCGTGTATGACGAACAGAAATGGACTGGGTACGAAGTTGTCCTTGACGTGTTCGACGGCGTATTCGCGTATGGGATTCTCCTTGTGCCAAAGGACATCAGGCCGGGAGAACGGCGCCCCGTGGTGGTCTGCCAGCACGGGCTAGAAGGGCGTCCCCAAGATACGATCGAGGGAGATCACCGGGCCTATCATAATTTCGCCGCGCGACTTGCCGAACAAGGATTTGTTGTATTTGCTCCCCAAAATCCCTACATCTTTGGCGACCGGTTCCGCACCCTTCAACGGAAAGCAAATCCTCTCGGAAAGACGCTCTTTTCTATCATCGTGCCCCAGCATCAACAAATCGTGAACTGGCTGAGTACTTTGGAGTTTGTTGACCCGGCGCGGATCGCGTTTTACGGGCTTTCCTACGGTGGCAAGACGGCGATGCGCGTGCCGCCCCTGGTGCCCCAGTACTGCCTGTCCATCTGTTCCGCCGATTTTAACGATTGGGTGTGGAAGAACGCCTCGACCCGCAGCCAATACAGTTATGTTTTCACTGGAGAATACGAGATTTTCGAATTCGACTTGGGTGAGACCTTCAACTATGCCGAGATGGCGACGCTCATTGCTCCGAGACCCTTCATGGTGGAGCGGGGTCATTTCGACGGCGTAGCCCCGGATGAGCGGGTGGCCTACGAATATGCTAAGGTGCGTTTCCTGTACGAGGCACTCTTGGGGTTAACGGACAAAACAGAAATCGAGTGGTTTGTCGGCCCACACACCATCCATGGAGTGGGGACTTTCAAGTTTTTGCATCGCCACCTGGGCTTTTGA